The genomic DNA GGAGCTGGTCTTCGGTCGCGAAGGCCGGCCTTCACCTCGGGGGCGGTTGTCGAGCCCGGGTTCGAGGATCACGGCGACCGTGGTCGCCGTTTACTACAAGGAGCAAGAAATGTCGAACCATCTGGTCATGGACGAGTTCCACGTGACCGTGCTCGTCCCCGCGAAGGAAAACGACGAGTGGTACGCACGGGTCCGTGCGGTGCTGGATGCGGCCGCGTTCCTGGCCGGGTTGCGGAGAGCCGTCCGGGCGACCGTCCACGCGTACCCGGACCTCGATGGCGTCCGCGTTCGGGTGACTCGGTAAGGACATCAGGCCGGGCGAGTTCCCGTGACGGGAACTCGCCCGGCCAGCAAATATTGCGTGCGTTACCGCCATCCAATCCGGCCAGTGCGGTTCCCAGACATCCAAGTTACGGCTTTGCCCGCGGCCAGCGTGTTACGCCGGTTTTTCGGACGCTCGCTTCGTGGTCCGAACAGCGGAAATACAACGGGGCGGTGTTGACTTAACTGGGGGGTTGGGAATCGGAGTCGGTGAGGAGGTCGGCCGGAGTGGCTCGTAACGCCTGGGCAATTTTCCGCAGACTGAGGATCGCGACGTTCCGCTCCCCGCGCTCAACACTCCCGATGAAGGTCCGGTGGAGCCCACACCGGTCGGCCAGTTGGGCTTGGGTGAGGTTCAGCGCCGCCCGCCGCTCGCGGATGCGGTCGCCGACTTTCTGGAGGAATCGTTCGTCGCGGAGGCTCGCCATTCTTGACGAGCATGGTTGCACCAGTCATGATGCGTTTAAGTAGCATTCCGGACGGAGCCCGCGCCGGCGAAATTCGCCCGCGGCGGCGCACCGGAACCCATCCGGTGGCCCGCGGATACCGGTCCGTTCGTCGGCGATGATCTCAACGGTCCGTCTTGCAGTGGCGCCGGACTCGGTCGGACGGGGATGACATCCGACGCCGACCGGAGCCGGCCGGCCACAACCGTACGCCGTCATTGCCGAGGGCGCGACGTTTTCCTGTGGAGGTGATCGTGCAAGACTGCCGAGTTTTGGCCCGGAGCGGTATGCTGCTAGCCGCGTTGGTTGCTCTCGGGTGCCACCGCGCGCAACCGGCAACGACAACGGAAAACGTGATCGAGCCTGCCCCGGCGGATCCCGGTCCCCCTCCCGCGGCCAAGCCACCGGAACTGGTACTGCAGACGGGACACGCGGGCGGGGTCCGCGCGGCGGCGTTCAGTCCGGACGGAACGTTGGTCGTCACCACGTCGTTCGATACCACCGCGATCTTGTGGGATGTGGCCATAGGGCAGATACTCCGAACCTTCACCGGCCACGTAGGCACCGTATATGCTGTGGCGTTCCACCCGGACGGAAAACGGTTCCTCACCGCCTCGGAGGACAAGTCCGCGGCCCTCTGGGATGTGGCCACGGGCCAGAAGCTCCGATCCTTCACCGGTCATGGGGACGCGGTCACAGCCGCGGCGTTCAGCCCGGACGGAGCGCGGATAGTCACCGCCTCAAAGGACAAGACCGCGGCCCTCTGGGACGTGGCCACGGGCCAGCGGATCCGGACCTTCATCGGTCACGCGAACGAGGTTTATGCGGCGTCGTTCCACCCTGGCGGGACACAAGTGGTTACAGCCTCGGCGGACAAGGTCGCGATCCTCTGGGATGTGGAATCGGGACAACAACTCCGAACCTTCACCGGCCACACCGGTACGATCCGGGCCGCGGCGTTCAACCCGGACGGCACGCGGATTATCACCGCGTCGGAAGACAAGACCGCGGTTCTCTGGGACGCGGCGTCGGGGCAAAAGGTACGAACACTCGTCGGACACACGATCTGGCTTCACGACGCGGCGTTCAGCCCGAACGGGAAGCATATCGTGACCGCGTCGTTCGACCGGACCGCGGTCGTGTGGGACGCGAACACCGGCCAACAGTTACAAACCCTCGACGGTCATGCGAGCTGGGTCTACGCGGCGGCGTTCAGCCCGAACGGAACGCAAGTCATCACGACGTCGGCGGACGCGACCGCGATCCTCTGGGACGTGGGAACCGGACGTGCGGTCCGAACCTTCCATGGGCGTAGAGACGGTGGGCTCCTGGCCGCGGTGGTCGGTCGGGACGGGAACCAGATCGTCACCGCAGCGGCGGACCGAACCGTGACCGTATGGGACGCGGGCACCGGGCGACTGCTCCAAACCCTCATCGGGCATCGGGACGAGGTGAACGCGGTGTCGCTCCGGCCGGACGGGAAACAGGTGGTCTCCGCGTCGCTCGACGGTTCCGTCATCGTGTGGGACGTGGGGACCGGGCAAAAGGTGCGAACCCTCGTCGGCCACGCGGACCGAACCGATGCGGTTCTGTTCATCAATGAGGGCCGATTCGTGTTCACCGCGTCGCTCGATAAAACCGCGATCTTGTGGGACGCGGAGACCGGGCAACGGCAGCGAACGTTCCTCGGCCACACGCGCGGGGTGACGGCGGCCGCGCTCAATCCGGCGGACGGCCGGCAGGTGGCGACCGCCTCGGACGACGCGACCGCGATCCTCTGGGACGTGAATACGGGGCAGAAGACTCGGACCCTGGCCGGCCACGGTCGCGGGGTGACGGCAGTGGCCGGCCAGTCCCGACGGCCGGCAGGTAGTAACCGCCTCGGAGGACAAGACGGCAATCCTCTGGGACGTAACGGGATTACAACTCCGGCTTTCGTCGGGCACACGGGCGAGATCCGAGCGGCGTCGTTTACCCCGGACGGGACGCGCGTGGTCACCGCGTCTTTTGACGGCACCGTTCGCCTTTGGGACACGGTGACCGGCAAGGAACTCTATTCACTCATGTCGTTCGAAGCCAAGGACTGGTTCGCGGCCGAAGCCGGCAAGGACTGGCTCGCGGTCACGCCCGACGGTTATTTCCAGGGCTCGCCGACCGCCGAGCAATATCTCCGCTGGCGTGTCGATGACAGACCGGGGGAACGTCCGCGACTCGTTGGCCCCGAACAGCTCCGGGAAACCTACTATCGGCCCGAGGTGTTTCGCCGGTTACTGGGCAAGCGTTGAACGTGTGACCGGGATGAGAGAAGGCCGTTCGATCTCGGCGGGAGATAGCGGCGATCACGCCGGGATCGACGGGGTATTGCGGTTCTGCGTCCGGGATCGGACGCTCCCGCTCATTGCCCGCTCGGCGGGTCGACTTCCCCGGAAACGATCCGTCCCGTAATTCCTCCTCCGCCAGCAGGCATCTTGGCGGAAAGGACTCTTAACGCAAAGAGGTGCGACATGGCAGACGGCAAAACTCCGGCCGCGAAGCCGGTGGGTGGTTCAGGCTGGGGTGGCGGAATCGCGGTCTTCGTCGTCATTGGTGGGCTCGTAAAGTTCTTCGGGAGTGGTAAGGCCGACAAGCCCGTTCCCCCGAACAACACCCCTTTGCCGGCCGTGGCTACTGCACCGCTGCCCGTCCCGCCGGCATCTCTGGCTGGTGAGGACCCCAGGGCAAGCATCCTACAAACTCCACAGACGACTCCACCAACTCGTGGGCGTTGTCCTCAGCAGGTGTTGGGTTGGAACCGCACGCGGTGTATGCTTTGCCAGAAACAGCGTACCCTGGTCGAAGCGGGCCTGTTCAGCGACTCCGACGGATTTGGATTCTGTACCGACTGCGGTACCTGCGCCAATGCCTTCGCACTCCACCGGGCCAATTTTGAACGTGGTCTCGGCTCTCCGGAAAAGGTCGAGCAACTGGCCAAATCGTACGGACGAGCGCTCGAGGCTCTCGGCAACCAGAACCCGCTATTTGTGGCGGCGTATGGGGCCGGATTTTTGGAGTGGGGTAACGACCGAGCGTGGCGGGAGGCGTGGCACAACATTGCGGTGCTGACCGTGCCCGGCTACGCCGAAGGCAAATAGCGGTCGGACCACTCACAATCGTTGGTGTCGACGGATCGACCGGGCACCACGGGTCGGGTCGTCGTTCGATCCCTTGGACGACATGGCCGCGGTCTAAATCCCCCCGCCACCCATGTCGTTCGTAGCCCTCATCCCCATGACGAAAGAGGAGCACGGTCCGGATTCCGGAAGGGCGCCGACGTCTCGAACGAACGAGTTCACAAGACGTAACGAGATGCGAGACGGATCGGTGCCGCGGGTCAAGATCGTGTCGGCCCGAACATTTCCCGCTCGTGACCCGACACCCGCAGCACGCTGACACAGCCGCCACGTCCGGAAAACAACTCCGACTGCTCATCCCGGCAATCTGTTTTTGTCAGTCATTCGGTATTGTATTTAATGGATTTACGACTGAAATTACGTCGCAGCCGCGTGCCCTGTCTAAAGTACCGATGATTGTGAAGTAAGCGGCCGGAGATCCCTTGCAAATTTCGTCACCTACGGGGTAGACACACCGGACCGGATTAGTTATCTTATCACCTGACAATTTCTCTCCGACCTGACGAAGTCACTAAGTTGCGGATCTGAAAAAGTGTGAGCAGGAGTACTCCGGCATCGTGTGCCCCGGCCACGGACTGGCACGACCGTCTTGAACCGGGCGGCAATCGTCCCCCGTGTTCCCATCGCGACTCACGATATACTGTCCGGCCCGTGTTCGCCACTGGCTCCGGCGTGCCACGCACTATGCGCGGCACCCGAAACGATTTGTTGCCCGATAGATATAGTTTCCTAGGTGTTCTGCCCATGCTTGAACGCGCCATCGCCCTGATGACCCGCCCTCTCCGCCGGTTGGTCCGCGTGACCCACCCGATCGCTCGCCGGCCCGCCGGCCTTCGGATGGAGGCTCTCGAAGACCGGCTTGTCCCGTCGGCCCCGGCGTTTGACTACCGGATCACCAACGGGGCCATCGGGAGTGTCGTCACGATTACCGGGCAGAGCGACTCGCAGACGGCCGTGGCCAGCACCCTCGACCCGACGACCGGGGACGCGCTCGCCCACTTCGGGAGTCCGCCCGACCCGAATCCCGGCCTCTTCGGCCAGGGATATTGGAACGCCACCGTCGAACTCCCGCCCGGGTACGAAGCGTCGCACGTGTATTCCCCGCTCCTGAACACCGACGGGAACATTTACGACGCCGAGACGTTCGCCGACCGCCCCCTGCCGCCGCTGGTCGTGCCCCCGTGCATCAACTGTGGCGGCCCGATGCCCGCCGAGATCTCTCCGCAGCCGGCCGCGGGCAACAACAGCGGACAGCCGTCGTCCCAGACCTACAGTGACGCGGGCGTCCGGTATTCCGACGGGTCGGTTGCGTATTCCGCGTCCGACCTGTCGTCAAACACGTTCGGCACCCCGTGGGGTCAGGGCCGGAGTTGGGCGTCGAATCCGGGGTACGCGATCGGCCAGCACAACGGGCCCGGGTGGGTCGACACGACCCTCCCGGTCCTCAGCCGGGCTGGAGATCAACTGTACGCGACCGGGACCGGCACCCAGGCCACCGCGTTCCAGCAGGTCCCGTATTCGACCGACTCGTGGGCCCCGACTCTTTCCGGCGGAAGTTCGGTCACCCACGACGGGGCGACCGGCGAATACGCCCTGACCGACGAGAATGGCAACCAGTACGGGTTCTACGATTCGTCGTCGGTCACCCCGGTCCAGTACACCAACGCGGGCACCGGCGTCTGGGGGACCGAGGACCCGCCGACGTTCGACCGCACCGCCCCGATGTGGAGCGACGGGTCGTCGTTCACGACGGACGTGACGGTGTCCGGGGGGACGGCCAAGAAGGTCAGCCTGTACTTGCTCGACTGGGACAACCAGGGGCGGTCCGAGCGGATCGACGTGATCGACCCGGCGACCAACACCGTCCTCGACTCGGAAACGGTATCCGGGTTCGCCGGCGGCGAGTACCTGTCGTGGAACATCTCCGGGCACGTCCAGTTCAAGATCACCTCCCTGACCGGGTCCAGCGCGGTCCTGAGCGGGGTGTTCTTCGACCCGGCGTCCGGGTCCGGGCTGTTCGTCGGGTCGGACACGACCACCCAGGGGGCGTGGCAGGGAGCCTACGGGACCGACGGGTACGACGTGGCGACAGTCGCCCCCGCGCTGCCCGGGTACGCGACGGTCACGACCTCGGCGTCCGGCCCGTACGTGTGGGCGGCCGGGACGACCGCCTGGCAGGCGTTGGCCAACCCGACCCCGCCCCCGGGGTACGACCGGGTCGGGGCGTACTGGGAGTCCGAGTCGCAGTTCACCGTCGACCTCAACCTGACCGACACGGCGACCCACCTGGTCAGCCTCTACTTCCAGGACCAGGACTTCTCGTCCTTGAGCCAGCAGGTCGAACTCGTCGACCCGGTGACCGGGGACGTGATCGACACGCGGACGGTGACGGCCCCGAGCAACGGGGGCGTGTACCTGTCGTGGAACGTGGCCGGGCCGGTCCAGTTCCGGATCACCCTGGGGGCCGGGAGCCAAGCCCTGGTGAGCGGGGTGTTCCTCGACGCCGGCACTGGGACGGCGGGAACCTTCGCGGGGACGGACACCACGACCAAAGGGTCGTGGCGGGGCGCCTACGGGTCCCAGGGGTACGACCTCCCGTCGCCGACGAATCCGCAACTGTGGGAAAGCTTGCCGTCGTACGCCCAGGTTCAACTCGTCGGCATCACGCCGCCCGAGCGGCAGGGCCAGCTCAAGTGGTACGTCGACAGCACCGGCCAGCGGACCGACGTGACCGGGTATTCGGCCACCGGGGCTCCGACCACGGTCACGCGGTCGTCCGGGTCGACGGTTGAGACGTGGCAATACACATACGGGACGACGCCGGCGACGGCCGCCCTGATGCAGACCGCGACCCTGACCCGGTCGACGGACGGCGGGGTTACGTTCCAGCCGGTCCAAACGGCCGAGTATCGTTACTACGACTTCGGCTCGGCCAACGGGAACGCGGGCGACCTGGAGGCGGTTCTCATCCACGACGGGGACGTGACCGGCCCCGTCGTGTCGACCAGCTACTACCGGTACGACCTCGGGCTCGGGGCGAACGGCGGACTCAAACTGGTCGTCACCGGGGCGTCGTTCGACAGCATGGCGGCGGCCTACGGGGTCACCATCGACACCGTCGACAGCTTGACCGACGCCCAGGTCCAGGTGTACGCCGACCAATACTACCAGTACGATGGCTCCGGGCGGGTGACGACCGCGGTCGTGAATCAGGCCGACGGGTCGGCGACCGGCCAGGGGACGTACACGTTCTCGTACGTCGCGAACCCCCACCGCCCGGATCAGGCGGCGAACGTGTGGGCGACCGAGACGATCGAGACGCTCCCGAGCGGCACACAAAACCTCCTCTATTCGAACGGCTTCGGGGAAACCATGCTGATGGTCACCCGGGACCCGGCGACCGGCCAGGAGTGGGACGCGTTCACCGCGTTCGATTCGGCCGGGCGGGTCACCCTGACGGCCGACGCCGCGGCCGTGACCGGGTACGACGACACGTCCGACGACCTACTCCGGCTGACCGGCGGGCAGTACCAGTATCTGAGCCAGACGGCCGGCCAGATCACCACGTACCAGTACGGGACGGCGACGACCGCGACCGAGACGACGCCCGGGGACGTGGCCGGATACCTGAAGGCGACGCATCTGTCCCACGGACAGTGTGATCTCGACCCGACGCCGATCAACAGCCAGCAGTATTACGCCCACACGGCCGACGGGACGACCATCTACCCGGTCGCGACGAACACCACGTACCAGACCGTCCCTCCGGCGACCCCCGCGTTCACCGACGATTTCTCGGTCGCCCCGGGGGCGAACTGGCAGTTCACCGTCGGGGGGGTGGCAGTGGACGGCCGACGGGCTCACTCAGACGGCCTCGGCCGGGTACCCGGACAAGGCGCTCGTGACCGGGCCGTCGTTCGACGCCGACCAGGAGATCACGGCGGCCGTCGAGGTCGACGCGGACACCGGGAGCGGCGGGTTTGCCGGGGTCGGGGTGCGGACCGACCCGACCACCGGGTACGGGTACAACCTGGTGTTCACCGGAGCGAACACCGTCGAGTTCCTGGACGACGGGGTCGCGTGGGGGAACAGTTACACGTTCGCCTGGACGACCGGGACGGCATACCTGTTCCACCTGCGGGTGACCGGGACGGGAGCCGCGACCACCCTGTCGGCCAACGTGTGGGCGGCCGGATCGCCGGAGCCGACCGGGTGGATGTACACGCAAACCGGGTGGTCGAACGCGAACGCGGGCGACCCGGCCGTGGTCGGCCCCCCGGCCGGGACCGGGCGGGAACCGTCGTTTACCCAGGTGTCGGCCGCGTCCGTCCCGCCGGCGGTCGGAGACCCTGTGTCGGCCCCGCTGACCGCCGGGTCGGCGCCCGAGTGGGCGTTTTTGGGCGGGGCGTGGGCCGAGGGAAGCGGGGTCCTCAGCCAGACGGCCGCGGCCCAGGCGTACCCGTACCGGGCGATGGTCCTCGCCCCCGGCGGGTGGGCGGCCGACCAACAGATCGTGGCCGACGTCCGGGTCGACTCGTGGGGGTCGGGCGGCGGCGACCTGGCCGGCGTGTCGGTCCGCCTCGACTCGACGACCGGGTACGGGTACAGCCTGCTGTTTAACGCGGCCGGACAGGTCCAGTTCCTGGACGACGGGGTCGCGTGGGGGAACAGTTATTCGTTCGCGTGGTCGGTCGGGACGTGGTACACGTTCCGCCTCCAGGTGGTCGGGAACACCCTGCTCGGCAAGGTGTGGGCGACCGGGTCGGCGGAGCCGGCCGGGGATGTTCCGCCAGGACGGGTGGACGAACCGGACCGGCGGGGTGCCGGGGTTGGCCGGCGGGGCGAGCG from Fimbriiglobus ruber includes the following:
- a CDS encoding helix-turn-helix domain-containing protein, producing MASLRDERFLQKVGDRIRERRAALNLTQAQLADRCGLHRTFIGSVERGERNVAILSLRKIAQALRATPADLLTDSDSQPPS
- a CDS encoding WD40 repeat domain-containing protein produces the protein MQDCRVLARSGMLLAALVALGCHRAQPATTTENVIEPAPADPGPPPAAKPPELVLQTGHAGGVRAAAFSPDGTLVVTTSFDTTAILWDVAIGQILRTFTGHVGTVYAVAFHPDGKRFLTASEDKSAALWDVATGQKLRSFTGHGDAVTAAAFSPDGARIVTASKDKTAALWDVATGQRIRTFIGHANEVYAASFHPGGTQVVTASADKVAILWDVESGQQLRTFTGHTGTIRAAAFNPDGTRIITASEDKTAVLWDAASGQKVRTLVGHTIWLHDAAFSPNGKHIVTASFDRTAVVWDANTGQQLQTLDGHASWVYAAAFSPNGTQVITTSADATAILWDVGTGRAVRTFHGRRDGGLLAAVVGRDGNQIVTAAADRTVTVWDAGTGRLLQTLIGHRDEVNAVSLRPDGKQVVSASLDGSVIVWDVGTGQKVRTLVGHADRTDAVLFINEGRFVFTASLDKTAILWDAETGQRQRTFLGHTRGVTAAALNPADGRQVATASDDATAILWDVNTGQKTRTLAGHGRGVTAVAGQSRRPAGSNRLGGQDGNPLGRNGITTPAFVGHTGEIRAASFTPDGTRVVTASFDGTVRLWDTVTGKELYSLMSFEAKDWFAAEAGKDWLAVTPDGYFQGSPTAEQYLRWRVDDRPGERPRLVGPEQLRETYYRPEVFRRLLGKR